The DNA window CTTGCGGACCGAAAAGTCACGACCGAGCCCGTGCCGGGCCTGGGCGAGATCGACCTGGGCCGGTGGGACGGCCTGAGCCGCGAGGAGGTGCGGCAGCGCTTCCCGGGCCAGTACGAGGCCCGGGGCCGCGACCTGGCCGCTTTCCGGCCGCCCGGCGGCGAGAGCTTCCAGGACCTCCAGGACAGGGCCTGGACCGCGCTGGCCCCCCTGCTGGATCGGGCCTTGGGACACGTGCTCGTGATCGCCCACGCCGGAACCAACCGGGTGTTGCTCTGCCGGATTCTCGGCATGCCCCTGGATCATATCTTTCGTCTGGGCCAGGATTCCGGCTGCCGCAACCTGATCGACTGGCGATCGGATGGCCCGCGCCTCGTGCTGCTCAACCAGCCGCCCGCATCCCGTTCTTGAGAAAACCCCGCGCCGCGCGTAGAGAGGGAACGTGCGACTCTGGAAGGGCATCCACCACATGACGGCCTTGGGCGCGGACACGCTGCTGGACAAGCTGCCCTTCGCCACGGCCGTGATCACCCCGGGACGCCGCGTCCTCTTCCTCAACCGAGCCATGGAGGCGCTCACGGGGTTCTCCCGCGACGAGGCCCTGGGCCTGCGTTGCGACTGCGTGCTGCGTTGCAGCGCCTGCCTGGACGACTGCCCCCTGGCCGAGGCCGGGGAGCAGGACAAGCCCCTGTCCCTGGAAGGCGACGTGATCAACCGCGACCGCAGGCGATTGCCGGTGCGCCTGAGCCTCTCCGCCGTGCCCGACGAAACCGGCGCGCCCGCCTTCTACCTCGAGACGCTGGAAGAGCGGCCCGGGGGCATCCGCCCGGCCCTGGAGGGCGGCCCCATGAGCTTTTCGCGCATCATCGGCCGCTCCCCGGCCATGGAGCGCCTGTTCGAAACCCTGCCCGCCGTGGCCCAGACCGACTCTTCCCTGCTCATCACCGGCGAGACCGGCACGGGCAAGGACGTGCTGGCCGAGGCCATCCACCAAGCCTCGCCCCGCTCCAAGGGCCCGTTCATCAAGGTGAACTGCGGAGCCTTGCCGGAATCCCTGCTGGAAAGCGAGCTTTTCGGCCACCGCAAGGGCGCGTTCACCGGCGCGGTGAAGGACAAGCCGGGCCGCATCCAGCTGGCCGAGGGCGGCACCCTCTTCCTCACCGAGGTGGGCGACCTGCCCCTGCCCCTGCAGGTGAAGCTCCTGAGCTTCCTGGACGACCGCGTGGTCTACCCCCTGGGCGGCACATCGGGCGTGGTGACCAACGTGCGGCTCATCGCGGCCACGCATCACGACCTGGAGGCCGCCGTGGCGGCCGGGCGCTTCCGCCAGGACCTCATGTTCCGGCTCAACGTCATCCGCCTGCACCTGCCGCCGTTGCGCGACCGGGGCGTGGACGTGCGCCTGCTCCTGGACCACTTCCTGAACGTCTGCTCGGCCCAGCTGGGCAAGAACGTGCGGGGCCTGGACGAGCGGGCCCTGGCCACGCTCATGGGCCACCCCTACCCCGGCAACGTGCGCGAGTTGCGCAACATCGTGGAATACGCCTGCACCATGTGCCGGGGCGAACAGGTCACGGCTTCGGACCTGCCCGCCTACCTGAAGCCCCAGTCGTCCGCCCCGGACGCGGCCCGCGCCGCCGAGCAGGAGCAGCACGCCGCGCCCCAGGCCGACTACGCCGAACTGGAGCGCGGCCGGATGCTCAAGGCCCTGCTGGAGGCCGGGGGGCGCAAGGGCAAGGCGGCCCAGGCCCTGGGCCTGTCGCGCACGACCTTCTGGCGCAAGCTGAAAAGCCACGGCCTCGCCGGGGAGGAGAAGCCGTGAACCCCAAGCTCCTGATCGCCATCCGCGACAACGACGTGGCGGCCCGCCTGGACCAGTGCCTGGAAGTGCTCATCGTGCAGCTCGACGGCAAGGGCCGCCCGCTCTCGCGTAAGAACCTCGTGCTGGCCAAGCCCTCGGACAAGGAGATCTGCCGCATCGCCCAGGCCGAGGGCGTGGGCGCGGTGATCTGCGGCGCCGTGGACGAAGAGATATCCCTCTACCTGACCTGGAAATCCGTGCAGGTCATCGACGACGTCATCGGGCCGGTGGAGGAGGTGCTGCGCCTCTTCGCCCAGGGCCGTCTGGTCCGCTCGACCATCATCCCGGACGAGACCGCCAAGCGAATGATTCAAAATGTTTCAAATGAAACATTTTGAATCATATTTTTGTTTCGATTTGTTTCTCACCTCGCGCCACACTCCCGATCTTCCATAGCATCTACGGCAAATAACTATACTTTTCAATCTGGCCCAGTCCTTGCTTTCTTCCGGGTGATTGTTCCATCCGGCACATAATCGTGTTTCACGCGCCGGGGGGCGACCGACACCAAGCCGTTGTCGGCCGGAAGGCCGCGAAATCGAATCACGAGGAGCGAGGACCATGAGCACCGCAGAAGCCGTCGAACCGCAGAAGCTCGATCTCAAGAGAATCTTCTTCATCCTCCTGGGAGTGGCGCTGTTCGTCACCGTCTACTTCTCCCCGTCCTGGCCCGACGCCGTGGACCCCCTGGGCAAGCACTTCGCCCTGTCCCGCGAGGGCAAGGGCGCGCTGGCCGTGTTCCTCCTGGCGGGCGTCTGGTGGGTCTTCGAGGTGGTGCCCATCGGCGTGACCTCGCTCATGATCGGCATCCTGCAGGCCCTCTTCTTCATCCGCCAGCCCGCGGCGGCCTTCAAGGACTTCATGGACCCCTCGGTGCTCTTCATCTTCGGCTCCATCGTCATCGGCCTAGTCTTCACCAAGACCGGCCTGACCAAGCGCATGGCCTACAAGATGCTCATGATCGTGGGCGAGCGGACGAGCATGATCATGCTCGGCTGCTTCCTCGTCACCGTGTTCCTCACCCACCTCATGGCCCACACCGCCGTGGCGGCGACCATGTTCCCCCTGTTCATGACCATCTACTCCCTCTACGACGAGGAGATGAAGCCCTCGCGCTTCGGCAAGGGCATGTTCATCGGCCTGGCCTACGTCTGCGGCGCGGGCTCGATCATCACCCTGCTCGGCGCGGCGCGCGGCATCGTGGCCCTGGGCTTCTACAAGGAGCTGGCGGGCAAGGAAGTGAGCTTCTTCGAATTCACCTACTACTTCGCGCCCATCGGCTGGGTCATGACCTTCCTGCTCTGGGGCTTCTTCATGGTCCTCTTCAAGCCCGAGAAGCCGGTGATCCACGGCCTGCGGGAAAAGGCCGCCACCCTCTACAAGGCCCTGGGCCCGGTCAGCGCCAAGGAGATCACCGCCGCCCTGCTCATCGGCGGAGTCATCGTCTTCATGTCCCTGCAGTCCTTCATCCCGGCCATCAAGCCCCTGAACAAGTCGGCGATCATGCTCGTCTGCACGGTGCTCTTCTTCGTCTTCAACATCCTGGACATCAAGGACCTGGAAGAGATCCCCTGGAACATCATCCTGCTCTTCAGCGGCGCCATGAGCATCGGCTTCTGCCTCTGGGAGACCGAGGCCGCCAAGTGGCTGGCCGTGAACTGGCTGGCCATGTTCAAGGAGGCCAACTGGTTCATCTTCGTCATGGGCGTGGCCTTCTTCGTCCTGGTCATGACCAACTTCATCATGAACGTGGCGGCCATCGCCATCTCCCTGCCCGTGGCCCTGGTGCTCTGCCCCTACCTGGGCGTGGCCCCGGAGGTCATTCTCTATTCCTCCCTGGTCTGCGCGGGCATGCCCTTCCTGCTCCTGGTGGGCGCGGCGCCCAACGCCATCGCCTACAACTCGCGGCTCTTCACCAGCGGCGAGTTCTTCCGCTACGGCCTCATCGCCAGCGTTCTGCTCCTGGCGGTCCTGGCCCTGTTCATCACCGTGATCTGGCCCATCATGGGCATGCCCGTGACTCTGGCCAAGTAGAGGGGGAGCACGCGATGACCACGCCCGCCATGACGACCCGCGCCTCATCGGCCGGGGCCCGGGAGTACCCGGGCCCCGGCGGCGCGGACGCCGCAACGGGCGCTTTCCGGGGAGTCGTGCGGACGAAGGCGTCCGCCCCCAGTCCCCGGCGGGACGGACAGGGACCGTTTTTGACCCTGCTTCCGCCCGTGGTGTACACCTGGAACAGACGCCAGGCGTGGCGCACCTGACCCTTTACGAGGCCCGGAACCGGAGGTCGTCATGGCGAAATGCAGTGTGATCCAGGGAGAAGCGCAACGGCAACAGGCCGGCAAGCGCCTGGAATACGCCAAGTTCCGCCGGGCCATGACCCTGGTGGTCACGGCCGTGTCCATGACTCCCCTGCTGCTCCTGAGCGCCGTGCTCTACTTCAGCTACCACGCGGTCTACGAGGGCAAGGTCTTCGACCACCTGGAGGCCGTGGTGGAGCGCCACGCCCTGGCCATCGACGAGTTCCTCTTCGAGCGCCGCCAGAACGTGCGCATGCAGGTGGATTCCTACACCTACGAACAGCTTCGCGACGAATCCCTGCTCAACGACCGCCTGCGCAAGATGCAGAGCAACTACTCCAACGACTACGTGGACCTCGGCCTGGTGGACGAGAAGGGCCTGCAGCCGGCCTACGCCGGGCCCTTCCGCCTGCTCCAGGCGGACTACGGCGCGGCCCCCTGGTTCCGCCAGGCCATCGCCGAGGACCGCTTCATCAGCGACGTGTTCTCCGGCATCCGGGGCACCCCGCACTTCATCGTCACGGCCCGGGGCCGCAAGACCGGCGGAGAGGCGTTCATTCTCAGGGCGACCATCGACTTCGCCCACTTCAACGAGCGCGTGCGCCAGATCCGCATGGGAACCACCGGCCTGGCCTTCCTGGTCAACCGCCAGGGCGAGTTCCAGACGAACCTGCGGCCCGACGAAACCGTGGACCACGAGGCCCTGGCGGCCATCACCGCCCTGGACTTCGGCAAGGGTCTGCCCCGACACCTGGAGAAGGCCAACGCCCAGAACCGGACCATGATCTACGTGGCCTACCCGCTGAAGATGAAGGACTGGATCCTCGTCTTCCAGCAGGAGCGGCACGAGGCCTTCGCCCATCTCTACAACGCCCAGCTCATCTCGGTCAGCGTCCTGCTCCTGGGCGGCCTGGCCATCGTGGGCACGGCCCTGGCCCTGATCCGGCGCATGGTCCAGCGCATCTCCGTGGCCGAACAGGATCAGGAGGTGCTCCAGAAGCAGGTGGTGGAGACCGGCAAGCTGGCGGCCATCGGCGAGCTGGCCGCGGGCATCGCCCACGAGATCAACAACCCGTTGGCCATCATGGTCGAGCACGCGGGCTGGATCGACGACCTGATGAAGGGCGAGAACACTTCCGGGATGAAGAACTTCCAGGAGATGCAGAACTCGCTCAAGGAGATCGAAATCCAGGGCCGCCGCTGCAAGGAGATCACCCACAAGCTGCTGAGCTTCGCCCGGCGCACCGACTCCCGCGTGCAGGAAACCCAGCTCAACGACCTCATGCAGGAGGTGGCCGGGGTCTCGGCCCAGAAGGCCCGCTACGGCAACACCATCATCCGCCTGGAGCTCGACCCGGACCTGCCCACGGTGCACATTTCGCCCACGGAGATGCAGCAGGTGCTCCTCAACCTGGTGAACAACGCCATCGACGCCATGAACAAGCCCGAGGGCGTCATCGTCATGCGCTCCCACCAGGACGACTCCTGGGTCGTGCTGGAGGTGGAGGACAACGGCCAGGGCATCCCCCAGGCGAACATGGCCCGCATCTTCGAGCCCTTCTTCACCACCAAGGCGGTGGGCAAGGGCACGGGGCTCGGGCTGTCCATCTGCTACGGCATCATCGACAAGAGCGGCGGAACCATCAGCGTGGACAGCACGCCGGGACAGGGCACCAGCTTCACGGTGCGGCTGCCCGCGACCCTGCCCGCCGCCGCGGACGAACAGCAAACGGAATCGATCCCGAACAAAGGAGACTGACATATGACCATGGCCAAGGTTTTGCTCATCGACGACGAGGCCGGTTTTCTCGACGTGCTCTCCAAGCGTCTGGAAACGCGCAATCTGTCCATCGTCACGGCCCTGAGCGGCGAGGCCGGTCTCAAGGCCCTGGCCAAGGACCACGCCCTGGACGTGGTCATCCTGGACGTGAAGATGCCCGGCCTGGACGGCATCCAGACGCTGCAGATGATCAAGAAGGACTTCCCCCTGGCCGAGGTGATCATGCTCACGGGCCACGCAACGGTGGAGACCGCCATCGAGGGCATGAAGCTCGGGGCCTTCGACTACCTCATGAAGCCCTGCGACATCGACCTGCTCGTGCAGAAGGTCCAGGAGGCCAAGGAGAAGAAGGCCAAGCACGAAGAGAAGATCGTGCAGGCCCAGTTGAAGGAGATCACGAGCCGCATGGCCTAGGATGGATCGGGAAATGGACCGGACGTCTCCCGTCAGCGTGATCCTCGTGGACGACGAGGTTTCCTTCGTCACCGTGCTGGCGAAGCGCCTGGCCTTGCGCGGCCTGGACTCCCTGGCCACCACCAGCGGGCCGGAGGCCATCCAGGCCCTGCGCAGCCGCGACTTCGACGTGGCCGTGCTGGACCTGAAGATGGACCGCATGGACGGCATGGAGGTGCTGCGCCTCTTCCGGCAGATGCTGCCCTCCATGCGGGTCATCATGCTCACCGGCCACGGCGGCGAGACCGAGGCCCGCCAGGCCATCATGGCCGGGGCCTACGACTACATCATCAAGCCCTGCGAATTCGAGGACCTTCTGGCCAAGATCGAGAAGGCGGCCGACGCGGCCCGCCGGACCCGAGACGAGAACACGTCCTGAGCGCCCGACGCGCCGAGGAGCCGCAGCATGCTGCAACTTCAGCGACTGACCGAGAGCATCGTCGCCCGCATCAACGTCAACCTGCGCAAGCACGGCTTCGACGCGGGCAAGTCCCTGCGGGACCAGATCCGCATGGACCAGTTCACCAACTTCTACGCCTTCTACGGGCTGACCTCCGAACACCCGCTCCTGTTCCGCTTCGAGCGCTCCAGCCTCTCGGGCAGCTACCTCCTGGGCAAGTGCGTGGTGCTCGACTCCATCGTCTACAAGAGCGACGTGCGCGGCGACGAACTCAAGCGCCGCAACGGCCGCTTCGAGGTGGCGGGCATGCCCGTGCCCATGCACACGGACGAGAGCATCCACATCCGCGACAGCTACCTCATCAAGACCCTGGTGCACAACTTCTCCCACGATCCCATGTACCCGGAGAGCTTCCCGATCCACAACACGGCCTCGATGTTCTACGCCAACATCCACGGCTCGCCCTCCGAGGGCTGCTTCATGGGGGCCTTCTCCACCGTGGACCTGACCACGGTGCGCAACTGCGTCATCGGGGACTTCGCCTACGTGCAGACCGGCGAG is part of the Desulfovibrio aminophilus genome and encodes:
- a CDS encoding PAS domain-containing sensor histidine kinase, coding for MAKCSVIQGEAQRQQAGKRLEYAKFRRAMTLVVTAVSMTPLLLLSAVLYFSYHAVYEGKVFDHLEAVVERHALAIDEFLFERRQNVRMQVDSYTYEQLRDESLLNDRLRKMQSNYSNDYVDLGLVDEKGLQPAYAGPFRLLQADYGAAPWFRQAIAEDRFISDVFSGIRGTPHFIVTARGRKTGGEAFILRATIDFAHFNERVRQIRMGTTGLAFLVNRQGEFQTNLRPDETVDHEALAAITALDFGKGLPRHLEKANAQNRTMIYVAYPLKMKDWILVFQQERHEAFAHLYNAQLISVSVLLLGGLAIVGTALALIRRMVQRISVAEQDQEVLQKQVVETGKLAAIGELAAGIAHEINNPLAIMVEHAGWIDDLMKGENTSGMKNFQEMQNSLKEIEIQGRRCKEITHKLLSFARRTDSRVQETQLNDLMQEVAGVSAQKARYGNTIIRLELDPDLPTVHISPTEMQQVLLNLVNNAIDAMNKPEGVIVMRSHQDDSWVVLEVEDNGQGIPQANMARIFEPFFTTKAVGKGTGLGLSICYGIIDKSGGTISVDSTPGQGTSFTVRLPATLPAAADEQQTESIPNKGD
- a CDS encoding SLC13 family permease — its product is MSTAEAVEPQKLDLKRIFFILLGVALFVTVYFSPSWPDAVDPLGKHFALSREGKGALAVFLLAGVWWVFEVVPIGVTSLMIGILQALFFIRQPAAAFKDFMDPSVLFIFGSIVIGLVFTKTGLTKRMAYKMLMIVGERTSMIMLGCFLVTVFLTHLMAHTAVAATMFPLFMTIYSLYDEEMKPSRFGKGMFIGLAYVCGAGSIITLLGAARGIVALGFYKELAGKEVSFFEFTYYFAPIGWVMTFLLWGFFMVLFKPEKPVIHGLREKAATLYKALGPVSAKEITAALLIGGVIVFMSLQSFIPAIKPLNKSAIMLVCTVLFFVFNILDIKDLEEIPWNIILLFSGAMSIGFCLWETEAAKWLAVNWLAMFKEANWFIFVMGVAFFVLVMTNFIMNVAAIAISLPVALVLCPYLGVAPEVILYSSLVCAGMPFLLLVGAAPNAIAYNSRLFTSGEFFRYGLIASVLLLAVLALFITVIWPIMGMPVTLAK
- a CDS encoding response regulator, producing the protein MTMAKVLLIDDEAGFLDVLSKRLETRNLSIVTALSGEAGLKALAKDHALDVVILDVKMPGLDGIQTLQMIKKDFPLAEVIMLTGHATVETAIEGMKLGAFDYLMKPCDIDLLVQKVQEAKEKKAKHEEKIVQAQLKEITSRMA
- a CDS encoding sigma 54-interacting transcriptional regulator, whose product is MRLWKGIHHMTALGADTLLDKLPFATAVITPGRRVLFLNRAMEALTGFSRDEALGLRCDCVLRCSACLDDCPLAEAGEQDKPLSLEGDVINRDRRRLPVRLSLSAVPDETGAPAFYLETLEERPGGIRPALEGGPMSFSRIIGRSPAMERLFETLPAVAQTDSSLLITGETGTGKDVLAEAIHQASPRSKGPFIKVNCGALPESLLESELFGHRKGAFTGAVKDKPGRIQLAEGGTLFLTEVGDLPLPLQVKLLSFLDDRVVYPLGGTSGVVTNVRLIAATHHDLEAAVAAGRFRQDLMFRLNVIRLHLPPLRDRGVDVRLLLDHFLNVCSAQLGKNVRGLDERALATLMGHPYPGNVRELRNIVEYACTMCRGEQVTASDLPAYLKPQSSAPDAARAAEQEQHAAPQADYAELERGRMLKALLEAGGRKGKAAQALGLSRTTFWRKLKSHGLAGEEKP
- a CDS encoding response regulator, yielding MDRTSPVSVILVDDEVSFVTVLAKRLALRGLDSLATTSGPEAIQALRSRDFDVAVLDLKMDRMDGMEVLRLFRQMLPSMRVIMLTGHGGETEARQAIMAGAYDYIIKPCEFEDLLAKIEKAADAARRTRDENTS
- a CDS encoding dinitrogenase iron-molybdenum cofactor biosynthesis protein; protein product: MNPKLLIAIRDNDVAARLDQCLEVLIVQLDGKGRPLSRKNLVLAKPSDKEICRIAQAEGVGAVICGAVDEEISLYLTWKSVQVIDDVIGPVEEVLRLFAQGRLVRSTIIPDETAKRMIQNVSNETF
- a CDS encoding histidine phosphatase family protein, which translates into the protein MGLTVHLLRHGAVEPETPWRFLGRREVPLSAEGLTQARFWREALADVPFQAAWCSDLGRCRETASIILADRKVTTEPVPGLGEIDLGRWDGLSREEVRQRFPGQYEARGRDLAAFRPPGGESFQDLQDRAWTALAPLLDRALGHVLVIAHAGTNRVLLCRILGMPLDHIFRLGQDSGCRNLIDWRSDGPRLVLLNQPPASRS